Genomic DNA from Channa argus isolate prfri chromosome 2, Channa argus male v1.0, whole genome shotgun sequence:
GATTAATGCAGATGTTGAAGAATGGGGTGGCATAGGAAGTAGTGACTCTGGAGAAAGGGCATGGCTCCTGCAGAGTCCCAGCGTAGATTCTGTCCGGCACCTGGAGGCAGACAGGCAGAGTCGAGGTGTGTCCTCTTTGGGAGCTGTCTTCATTGTAGTGAACGCAGCACTGGGGGCAGGTCTGCTCAATTTCCCTGCAGCCTTCAATATGGCAGGAGGAGTGACTGCAGGAGTAATGCTTCAAATGGTGAGAAGATCTCAGTGTGAAAACACTGTCCTTATACTGGTCCCTTTCCCATTCAATGAGACAGGTGTTAAATCTTTGGCCTAATATCATAAATTAGGCtgcaatacatatttttataatttatcagattatttatttgatacaaaaatacattgtatcaggactgtgtgcatgtggttTGGTTAGATTTGATTTTGTGCTAACATAAGCAAAAGAAGTGTCATCTCACTGTGTATGTTACTGAATCATTATTGGTGCACAAAAGCACATTGTGTCACATTCTCAAACTGTGAGCGTCTCTGTATGTCTACTTTCTGTTACATCCATCCCTTGTATAGTTGTACCATAAACCCCAGTCATATCATACACCCACCTATAGTATAATTTCAGACATGAGCACAGACACATGCTTTATAGAGAACCTCATGAAGAAGCTGActaagaaaactgttttttaggacatttaaagaaacaaagtcACTGTATAAATTACAATTCTTTTTCCttgtgagaaaacaaaacacgttGGAGACAATTTAATAGCAAACTAAAATGTGggtcttcctctttctttctgtttcagtttATGCTGATCTTTATTATCAGTGGACTGGTGATTctaggctactgctcccaggtTTGTGTCATCCTGCTTAATGAGATCTTATGCTGTTTTGACTagattctttcattttttaaatgctgtatcTACTGCAGCCTTCAAAATGTGtctccttttgtctttcttgaGTATTTGTCCTTCATTAGTGGTGAAATAACTATTGCAGTGCTTCTTTGGTTGTATTCCGGATCAGACTTTCACTTCCTGAATGGGTCGTGAGTTAAACGATTAGACTATGGAGAGAAGGTCCAAGATTTAGTCAGTTTAAAGATGGTATACActtcagtgatttattttatttctatttattattaAGAGAGATGTTGCAGCAGATGatatacaaaaacaatgcagaaGTTACTGAAAGAAACTGAATAATAACCTAAGGCTAACTTGTATACTATtgttaaatagaataaaatataagagaATTCAATAATGTACATATAGAAACAAGAGTATTGATGGTACTATACAAAGTACATTATGTACACTGAATAATCTGGAAAAAAGGGTGTGCAGTTAAATACACTCCCTCTCTTCACACTAACATTCTCTATGAATGTTAAATTGAATGTGTGTATTCAGAATATGaatatgtataatatatgaATCTTTACAtgctgtatatactgtatacaaaatgtgtgtgagtcagTACAGACTAGCTGAATCTGTTGTGACAAACATCAGCCATATTTAGCTGTAGGATGAACTTTTTGAACTGGTCTCCTCCTGCATATTTACCTGTGAACTGCCAGATAAACAGTTTGAAAGCTAGATCCTACAGAAGTGATAACTCATGGAATGGCAACAGAAAAGCAGCGTGTTTAGATCGATGTCCTGCCGGAAATGTCAgatataaataaagtgtaaGTTGGAGTCTTTGTAATAATTGGAAATTTAACCAAtctaaaaaaaacctaatttggAAATTTGTTTGAACTCCACTCCTTGTTTGACAACTACTGTAAAAGAAGAGCTTGCCAAGACTGAAATTACATGAGCAAAAGATCACATTTGGTTTTTACAACCAAAGAAAATGGTGACGCCACCATGGCCACATGATTAACAAAATATGTAGCTCATTATCAGGCCACCGGGTAAATtctagtttctttttttgtgacaCAGTTTCCAAATATTGAACGTTGCTGGTGATgttaaaatgatgttttttgGTACCTCTTCAGCATACTCCAGTTGTTGTTATGCAGAAAAATGATTGTAGACATAAGTCCTAGTGAACCTCTATAATACCCTCTAAAGTTGGCTTGGCTCCCGTATATATGGTAAACTGTACTTATCTACCTCGACATGAAGCTCGCAGCCTAAATATAGTGACGACAAATTTGAATTCAATTCTCAGACATGGTATATACTGTAATAGTAAAAAAGCCTGTTTCCATACTGATACTGCTGAATCTGCCCTCTTACTTAATTtaatcttttgtgtttttttttttttgtttgtttttttggttttctctccttttcagGTCAGTAATGAAAACACATATCAGGAGGTCGTTCGAGCCACATGTGGGAAAGTCACTGGAGTCTTATGTGAAGTCGCCATTGCCATCTACACTTTTGGGACATGCATTGCTTTCTTTATTGTCATAGGTGACCAGCTGGATCGCTGTGAGTATATTCACACTGATGCAGTGAATCAACCAGCCAACcgctttgtttttatttaaaattccaTTCAATTTAACAAAGAATACAATTTTAACTTggcaattaataaaaaacaaaaagacccGTTTTTTAATCAATTGTTTAGTATAATTTACTTTTAGTTTACTTTGTATTTCatagattaaaatattttagctcAATTAGAAGCTCATTGCAGCTTTGTTGTGTAGAAGATTGTCAGATTTgttgtaattaaataaattatttttagctgCTGTCATATCCTGAATAATATTTGAGCCActactttttaatatattagAATCACCTAAAAGAGACACACTTTGCTTAATATCTCTTTGTAGCCCTTTTTCTCAGCTGTTGTTCTCATGTCCAATAGCTCTTCCACCTCTCCATCCATAACAACAAATGCAGATATGTTGTTATTGTGTATTAATGGTTAGGCAAATAAGCTCTACTCTCGCAAATCATGTTGTTTTAGAGagtatttgtctctgtttttatcactggaacacttcACATTTCCTGTGAGTGGTTAGTGCACAGCAACTCCATTGAGCCAGTTTCTGTGTTTATGCTCTGCATCAGCTGATTGGAGTAAAGGATTGAGATTTGAAAGGAGAAGGTGGGAAAATTCAAGCAGCATCTCCCCACTttgctaaaagaaaatgtgaggtCTTTGGAGAATAAAGGTGTTGAGCTGACCGCTCTAGTGAGGACGCAGAACATCTTTCCCAAGTGTAGTCTGATGTGCTGTAGGCATGGTTGCACAAAGGGATTCACAAATCCTGTGTTAACATAGACAGTGCCTTCATCACTGTGGTGGAGGACCAGACGTGAGAAGAAAGGACGGGGCGCTGCccaattttattaaaaactggtGGTTTTTAGCCCTGATATTGAACTGCTGTCTGTGGGGCTCAGTCCATTTTACTTTACTCTTTTTTTAggtaaacatgaacacatgcTCGACCGGTGGACACTTGTTTAAATTATACAGTGAATATGAGGACAATTTAAGACATGAAAGGAAACCTCCAGTGATTTTGAActtcttttggttgtagtttgggtagtacatgtactgaaatgccattaaactcacCTTTGACTtcagtatattaaaatatctctctacttgtatctgaaaaatgcctccagatgacatcacttggaggaaccttcagttcagattaagtcatcttgttgctcattcTGTAGAGGTTGTAATGATGTAatgtaatgatgaaaaactccttcaggtgatgtcatctggagtttttcagagggaagtttaagaGTATTAACATACATGTACACCCAGTCTAAATGTTCTCCCAGTAGTAGTGCTGATATCCTTTTAACCTGTCCTATCTTTGAGGCCAAAGAGCATTAAGCGCAGCACTCAGcttattttctctgtgttccTCATGTGACACACTGAGATGCTGACAGTTTGCTGACagcacttgtttttttgtttttttttgtggtcagGAATGAATGGAGAGGTTGTTATTTCCCACTTATGCACTCTCTTCCCTTTAGACATTTCACTGACTTCCCCTTTTGTGTCTGTTGCTTATTAAAGTTTTATGTCTTTTACTAAttcaaattttttctttttttttatcttgcagTGATAGAAGCAGTGGCTCATGACACAGATGGATCAGTTAGTGCCCACTGGTACATTGACCGGAAATTTACTATCGCAGTCACTGCAGTCCTTGTCATTCTTCCTCTCTCTATCCCTAAAGAGATTGGCTTTCAGAAGTATGCCAGGTACAGAACTTTGTCACTCACTCAACTTATTTTCACCTTTGAGgattaaaatagttttcttaACTCAGACCTTTCATAGTGATCATATGTGAGATGTTGTTCTTCACTGCAGTGCACTGAGTGTGATGGGAACCTGGTATGTTACCATCGTGGTCATTGTAAAGTACATCTGGCCGGATAAAGAGGTGTCTCCGGGCTACATTCCCACAAGGTGTGCCTCTCATTCCATGACGCTGCCCTCACTTTATGCAGCTAACAGTTCTTCAGAAGCATTATATTAATTGTGTAGCATTGTCCGCTGTCTCATTCCTGCAGAAACTTCACCATCTTTGTCATCTTGCTTTGCTTGAGTTGCTAAATCACTGTGTTTGTTCCAGTTCTGCTTCCTGGACTGCAGTTTTCAATGCAATGCCCACCATATGCTTTGGCTTCCAGGTATTTCCTCATTTGAGATCATAAAGCGATATGGCTTTCTTAAGATTTCCGTTTATAATTTAATGAGTTCTGTGTCTCCCCTCTTTCCTCCTGACTTCTCTCCACAGTGCCATGTTAGCTGTGTGCCGGTGTTCAACAGCATGAGCAGGAAAGAAATCAGACCCTGGGGAGTTGTAGTCACCCTCAGCATGTTAATCTGCCTATTTGTTTACACAGGAACAGGTATTAATCAGCTTGCTAACCTGTTGATTGGTATCAATTTCATTGACTTTtgaattaaaatagaaaaatagttTTACATGTGTTTGAAAGTTCTACATTCTCTATTTTAtctattgtttctgtttttttcggGGGCTCATGACTTGACAATCAGTGGTctaaatgtttatgtttgaCCAGGTGTCTGCGGCTTCCTGACTTTTGGTTCTAATGTCAGTCAGGATGTGCTGATGTCATATCCTCCTGACGACATTGCTGTAGCCATCGCAAGAGCTTTTATTGTTGTCTGTGTGGTCACCTCGTACCCCATTTTACACTTCTGTGGCAGGTAAGGTATAGAGAAAACATATTGTTAGTTTTGTTAACTGTTATCCTTGACTCCAAAAACACACTAATAGAACTGATACAATAGTCAAATGGATTAATCTCCCTTAAATTTACTATTGATCAACCTATGCGTTGagtgttttaatttagaaatgaaaattacatttgaaaattgACAGCTCTGGTAGACAAACTTTGTGAGGCACTTTTTGTAAACCATGTACAGAACACCCAGaagtggatgaagtactcataACTGTACAATCAAAAAATGTACTCAAAAGTAGTACTACACtaacatttctacttaagtaaaagtacgacttgtaatttactttgtttgttaaatacatgtaaatcaTTGTGCTATTTTAAAGATTACACACATCATACTGATGGATCACATCTAGatggcagaaaacaaaacatagcaCTGATGCTAAAACAGTGTGTCGGTATATTAACTAATGGTGCAATAAATGTAATTCCTGTCTTGCTactaattcattttcattaagagaagaaaaaagtgctGTATTGTGAAACGTGTAAGAgaactttcattattttacgGTTCAGTTAATGAACCTTTGCTGTGGTCATCTGTCTCTGCAGGGCAGTTGTAGAAGGACTTTGGCTGCGGTTCAGAGGCGAACAGGTGGAAGTATGTGTACGTCGTGAGCGGAGGAGGAGGATTCTGCAGACTCTGGTGTGGTGCATTGTCACCCTCATCCTCGCCCTCTTCATCCCAGATATTGGTCGTGTGATCTCTCTGATAGGAGGATTGGCAGCCTGCTTTATCTTTGTCTTTCCAGGTAACACAGATGTAATTGTGTTCACTGCTTTGAATGTCTTTGCAggccaaatgtaaatgtcacacTGTGGTGTCTCTGCGTTGTCTCTAACAGGTTTGTGTTTGATGCAAGCAAAACTATCGGAGACAGACAGCCGATCGGCCAGGTGAGATGCTGCTTATTCTGACATTCTTGATGAGAATATTTAATTGGTAGCACCGTCACCTAATAAGGTCCTTGGTTCAAAACCAGTAGTGGAGGCCACGGCCTCTTATGTCTGTTTCCTCAAAGCCCAGGTAGATGCATTCACCTGGAATTATTAGCTGGGTGCTGCAGAATAGCTCGCTGCCTCTGAGTGTATAGGACATGTAACCCCCTAAAATCTTTATTATCACTTTATTATTCACTTAGTTACTTTAAACTAAGGCCcttaagtatttatttactcaagtactataCAGTTTTAAGGTACCCGTCATTACTCCATTGCACTTATTACAGCTGTAGCAACTTCATAatgtaatacagtatatttctatttcttaCATAGGTTAAGATGAGACTTTTTGATCCCTG
This window encodes:
- the slc38a7 gene encoding sodium-coupled neutral amino acid transporter 7 isoform X1: MAINADVEEWGGIGSSDSGERAWLLQSPSVDSVRHLEADRQSRGVSSLGAVFIVVNAALGAGLLNFPAAFNMAGGVTAGVMLQMFMLIFIISGLVILGYCSQVSNENTYQEVVRATCGKVTGVLCEVAIAIYTFGTCIAFFIVIGDQLDRLIEAVAHDTDGSVSAHWYIDRKFTIAVTAVLVILPLSIPKEIGFQKYASALSVMGTWYVTIVVIVKYIWPDKEVSPGYIPTSSASWTAVFNAMPTICFGFQCHVSCVPVFNSMSRKEIRPWGVVVTLSMLICLFVYTGTGVCGFLTFGSNVSQDVLMSYPPDDIAVAIARAFIVVCVVTSYPILHFCGRAVVEGLWLRFRGEQVEVCVRRERRRRILQTLVWCIVTLILALFIPDIGRVISLIGGLAACFIFVFPGLCLMQAKLSETDSRSASWHGLVIFGVAMVTIGAFIFGLTTTNSIYQDIVS
- the slc38a7 gene encoding sodium-coupled neutral amino acid transporter 7 isoform X2; the protein is MLIFIISGLVILGYCSQVSNENTYQEVVRATCGKVTGVLCEVAIAIYTFGTCIAFFIVIGDQLDRLIEAVAHDTDGSVSAHWYIDRKFTIAVTAVLVILPLSIPKEIGFQKYASALSVMGTWYVTIVVIVKYIWPDKEVSPGYIPTSSASWTAVFNAMPTICFGFQCHVSCVPVFNSMSRKEIRPWGVVVTLSMLICLFVYTGTGVCGFLTFGSNVSQDVLMSYPPDDIAVAIARAFIVVCVVTSYPILHFCGRAVVEGLWLRFRGEQVEVCVRRERRRRILQTLVWCIVTLILALFIPDIGRVISLIGGLAACFIFVFPGLCLMQAKLSETDSRSASWHGLVIFGVAMVTIGAFIFGLTTTNSIYQDIVS